From one Rhopalosiphum padi isolate XX-2018 chromosome 2, ASM2088224v1, whole genome shotgun sequence genomic stretch:
- the LOC132921729 gene encoding UDP-glucosyltransferase 2-like, which translates to MSRFAVVLITFCMCTTLLQWTPVGAANILAVETVPGKSHWNVMRSVLRALTDSGHTVTAFTPFVDGDRDGYTEVDMSKQTELIVEVDVTLLMKTVSSTRPLITIMANATRADCNTIYKHRQMKAILNGAVTKQFDLVVTEPLLSECVAYVATVLGVPMIYVVPAPIPTFLERQITGHVPNPAVTAHILSDRGVLKTFAERFANVVLTVYCSTLTWYNERQLQWADPRPYDAVDLARPSVIFTNTHFITEPARPITSDVVQIGGIHLTPPEPIPKDILEFIEDAPQGVIYITFGSVVSMSSLPENVQSAFREALAQVPQKVLWKYESEMKDKPKNVMIRKWFPQRDILLHPNVKLFISHGGISGVYEAVDAGVPVLGFPVFYDQPRNIDNLVDAGMAICMDMSSVTKDTFLNAVLEIINNDRYQKNAKIVSERFKDRPMTPAESVVYWTEYVLRHNGAPHLKSHALNMTWYQYFLVDVISTFLFLSFVVFFIIYYCLKIIYEYIFIYFHIVKVKRE; encoded by the exons ATGTCGAGATTCGCTGTGGTGTTGATTACGTTTTGCATGTGCACCACATTGCTTCAGTGGACGCCGGTCGGTGCCGCGAACATACTGGCGGTGGAGACCGTTCCGGGTAAAAGCCACTGGAACGTTATGCGATCAGTGCTACGAGCTCTGACGGACAGCGGCCACACGGTGACCGCGTTCACTCCGTTCGTGGATGGTGACCGCGACGGTTACACAGAGGTGGACATGTCCAAGCAGACAGAATTAATCGTCGAAGTGGACGTGACATTATTGATGAAAACAGTCAGCAGCACGCGACCACTGATCACGATCATGGCGAACGCGACCCGGGCAGATTGCAACACGATTTACAAACACCGACAGATGAAAGCCATCCTAAACGGGGCGGTTACGAAGCAATTCGACTTGGTTGTCACCGAACCGTTATTGTCCGAGTGCGTGGCGTATGTGGCCACCGTGCTAGGTGTGCCAATGATTTACGTGGTTCCGGCACCGATCCCCACGTTCTTGGAACGTCAGATAACTGGACACGTCCCTAACCCGGCTGTTACTGCGCACATCCTGTCTGATCGAGGAGTTTTAAAAACGTTCGCGGAGCGTTTCGCCAACGTAGTGCTGACCGTTTACTGTTCGACGCTGACGTGGTACAACGAGCGTCAGCTACAGTGGGCTGACCCACGACCGTATGACGCCGTGGATCTAGCAAGACCGTCGGTGATTTTCACGAACACGCACTTCATCACCGAACCGGCTCGTCCAATCACTTCAGATGTTGTCCAAATTGGTGGCATACATCTGACCCCTCCCGAACCTATACCaaag GATATTTTAGAGTTCATCGAAGACGCGCCTCAGGGAGTGATTTACATTACATTTGGTTCTGTGGTTTCGATGTCATCGTTACCAGAAAACGTTCAAAGTGCATTTCGAGAGGCGCTTGCTCAGGTTCCACAGAAGGTGTTGTGGAAATATGAAAGCGAAATGAAAGACAAaccaaaaaatgtaatgatacgGAAATGGTTTCCACAACGTGATATTCTTT TGCATCCCAATGTGAAACTTTTTATTAGTCATGGAGGCATATCTGGAGTGTATGAAGCTGTAGACGCAGGTGTTCCTGTACTTGGATTTCCTGTTTTTTACGACCAACCAAGAAATATTGACAATTTGGTCGACGCCGGTATGGCGATCTGTATGGACATGTCATCTGTTACCAAAGACACATTTTTAAACGCAGTTTTAGAGATAATCAACAACGATAG GTATCAGAAAAATGCTAAAATTGTTTCCGAACGTTTCAAAGACCGACCCATGACACCAGCAGAATCAGTAGTTTACTGGACAGAGTACGTTTTACGTCATAACGGAGCACCACATTTAAAATCGCACGCTCTGAATATGACttggtatcaatattttttagttgatgTAATTAGTACATTTTTGTTCCTCTCTTTTgtcgttttttttataatttattattgcttaaaaattatttatgaatatatatttatatatttccatattgtaaaagtaaaacgtgagtaa